TCCCGGGGGAGAAACTGGAACCAGTCATACGTTGGACCTTTtagcgtggtgataaacatccggcaCAACACTGCTTCACTTGCACGGTTAAGTCCAAGCAACATGCGATACTTCCTTGCATGAGCTTCAGGATTATCCTCACCGGAGTAGGCTGGTATGTTCAGGATCTTAAACTGCCTATCAGTTTCCTCGGCTTTAATCCACGCAGTGAAGGGTGATTCTCGGTTGGCGAACGGATTGTGCCTAGCATTCTCCTTGTTCTGTCTGCGTATCTCTGATCTGATCCGCCATAGAACCTTAATTCCTTCTTGGGCGTCTCCTACTATGTGACCTGCTTCGTTATGAGGAAGAGGAGCTAGATTCTGATGAAGGCTCTGATGGTGACCTTCTTCCTCCGCCGCCATGCCCCCTTGGTGGAGACCGTCCACCATCTCCTCGATTTGGTGGCGGGTGTTGCATGACCTGGTGAGGTGATCCATCTCGGCGTTCGTCCTCCCTTCGCTCGGGAGGTGTGGGCGATCTTCCACGCCGGGAGGATCTAGTTCGACGTCTATGGTGAGAACGGGATTTGGATCGTCATTTCCTATGTGACCTGGTTGGTCTCTTGTGTCTGTGACCATCACGTCCGCCTTCTAGTTGATCCGTCACTGTGTTATTTTGATCCGCCAGCGTTCCAGTTTGTACTAGAGGAGCTCGAGGTCCGCCAATTGTAATTCCTGGGTTTGTTGTGTTCCTCAAGGGAGCTTGATCATTCCTACAACTTCCCTCTGGTATATCAGAAAATAACCTTCGGTTTATTGGTATATCACTAGCGAGCTCCAGATTAACGATTGTTGAATCCACAGGTTGAGAGAGCAAAAATGACGAATCACGGTAAGCACCGGGTCTAATATAGGCGTTTTGCCATTATGATACGGTCGGTCTTGGCGGGCGACGACGATTTAGTGAGGGAATAGTCCCTATCGTGGGTCCACCTACATCCTGGTTCTCTAGATAGGCTCTCATTTGGCCCTCCATAATGGGTCTATGTTCCATCCCTACGACACGTGCGCAAATCTCCCAGAAGGATCTTGGTGACATGTCCCTTTCGTCATGAACGATTGGTGCATCGGGATCAACGCGACCAGCGTTTATAGAGGGATTAATTGATGGTGGTACGGATGGTATTGTAGTACCGGTTGAGGGATTAGACCCCCCACTTGCCATATTTGGGTTGTGAACTAAGTCATTTTTGGATTAGAacttccacgatcaccgcaccaattgataactggtGAAGAACTCTTGATCGGATTCCTTCCTTGCGGGGGGCGCCGTTTGGATcggcggggggaagctccgatgccaaagtcagtatatagTAAATAggaataaactgtaatgacaaagtagggtttaagAGAGCGTGAAtatgtacctcaatagcttgggatgcaagctatttatagtcgtaTAGTCGTAACCattggtaactagaaagtctccattaatgcctcattaatggcggttactgatcttattcaagtatgaccgttagctcattaatgggttattagttgcctttattgaggatcggctcaaccgttcgacgggcggatcgaggcatgatggcgagtctcccgtaggtttgactacggatagcgTATGGAGGAATCTATGTGATCCGCCACTTTGATGGCTTGCTCGATACGCCATAGCTTTCTCGGTCGTCCGAATACGCGGTCATTTTGGTTAATATCCCTTTCAGTCCCgtggataatatctcgatgttatcaaacCTATATTTAAATTTCAAGGATTTGTAATAAGTTTAATATATgatatgaaatgaaatgaaatcaaAGTAATATAATTACTTACATTTTGGGTGAACTCCATCTTTTGATAATCCTTGAAGTCCAAATATTTGTCTTGTTGGgctttgctttttcttatgGATTGATGTTCTTTCTTGAATGATTGAAAAGCAAGAGGTGAATGTCCAAGAAAGTAGACAATCAAAGAAATGAGAGTGGATGATGTCTCATAACCAGCAAGCAATATGTCTAACACAGTGCTTACTTTCTCTTCATCACTTACTCCTCCTTTTGATAATATCACTTCTAAGAAATctccttttcttcttttctcttcttctcttcCTTTTATTATCTCTCCAACTGTGCTTGAAAGTCTTGCTCTTGCCTGTTGTTTGTTTTGTATTATTTAATACCTTTTATCCCTACATATTAAAGAATTCTACTGGCAAAGACACAAATCCTTTCATGTATGTTAGAAAATCTTGTAATATCTTCAACGCTAATGGCTCTTCAGGCTCAATGCTCAAAAGTGTTTTCAGCATCAGATCAAGTGCGAACTGTTTAAAATTATTCAACTCATAATAATTAAattcaaattatattttaatagaatgacaatatatatatataaatatatatatatatatatatatatatatatatacataccttTTTAACTTGTTTACGAAATGCAATTTCCTTGTAATCTTTCCATGAGTCCATCATTGAAAGAGCAATGTTTTGGAGAGAGTGAAGGAAGCTTGGATTGGATTTAGACATTGCACTGAAGCTGACAACTATATCTCTTAGCTTCCTGTAAAGCTCACCGAAGGTCATGAGTAAGGATGAGGTTCCAAGAATGCCTTCCATGGCTTTTGGGTAACTGGCTGGAAAtaacttttctttattttgaagGATAAACAGGTTCAACTCATAATCACAAGAAACAATAGTAGCTGAACCAAATAGATGGCACTTGAATACTTTACCATACCTAGAGCACTGATCTTCCAAGAAGTTGGCCATGGAGGTTGATCTATGAGCCTTTAGAAATGAAAGAGTTTGACCAATAATAGGCCAACCCATATTTCCATTCGGTAGATTAatattgttttttgtttttgaagAATTACTTGCAAAAACAATAACAGCCGAGACAATGGGCAGCAAACCAATAACCATAACCAATATTGTATCCATGGTATGCTTTTGCTCTGAACAAATTGGTATCCCTCTCTTCTGTTCTTGCGTTTTATATTACTCCACCAATTAGGAGAGTTGTTATCTATTATATTCATTGCCTTTTCTGCCtagatttaaaaataataataaaaaatgaattataactcctcttttccttttccaacTTTAACTAAATATTCTCAAAAGAAAGGAAtaaacaaatatttttgttttcacTGTCTTTttatttagggataaggtaccaaaataggcctaaggtttttgaaaattaccaatttaggctcaacgttcaaaatagagccaatataagcttaacgtttacaacataatatcaatttaggcttaacgtttacaatatagcatcaatttaggcctcacgtacaaaatagcaccaatataggcttaacgtttacaaaataatacgaatttaaacttaaggttttacaaaatatatacaatttaagctaaacgtcagaattaaattaatcatattatattctttccctattaactttatatgttatctttttatttagttctatattcttatttattataatacaattaattagtattattgtccattaaaatcttatattcgtttttcatcaaccattccatgactactaaatttcattgctcgtgtaatatatgcaaactaaaagtaattgaatatccacaaaaTTTCGAACACCgacatgtatcaatattattttaactagtgttcaAAATATTAATGGAGTAAATATGTAATGTTTTATGATAAATGAATgctacaaaatataaaaatagtaAAGGATTATATTGAGGTGttatttatgtttatacttTTAGGTAGGTTGGCCAAAAACAAAGGTTTAATAGTTGTGTTAGAGGTGCTCTGAAGATGAGAAAAGTTATTCCAACATTTGAGAAAACCAGTGGCAGGATGAATCCGTTTCATGGACTATGAAATTATTTACCACACATATTATAATAttgctatttatttatttttaatatgaaagAGGTGAAATAGAGGATAGGTTTACATTCTTAATGAAAAACGCCACCCCTAAACCAGAATATTATCAATTAAAACAAAAGATAACAAACATAGtttttttaattcattaaaAGGATATAGAAATGATATATTTCATACtgtaaaataaaatgagaattAATGTGTCTTCATTTTCTTGTTCATGAACTCGAACTCGTCTTTTAGAGAAGATGTTCCGCTTCAATTTCCAGCAGTAAGCCTCGCTGGAATTACACGTATGGATAAGCCATTGAAAAATCATCTGGTTTTATTTTCCACctgtaatttaaaaaaaattaaaaatctaatAGCCAAGAGTGTGATTGCAGCAATTGATGTGACTTAGAGAGACATATATAATGTTAATTGCTAATAAAACATTACCTATAATTAAGGAcaagatgatgaagaaaaaaTGCAGTTTCAACTTTAGCTAGCTCGGCCCCCGGACACAGTCGTGGTCCTCCACCAAATGACATTATCACCTTTTTGCTATTCtgtcaatttaatttaatttaatcaaataaatttaaagataaggtatcaaaataggtcttaggtttttggggaagtactaATTTatgctcaacgttcaaaataacaccaatataggcttaacgtttacaacataatatcaatttaggcttaacgtttacaatacaatatcaatttaggcctcacgtacaaaatagcaccaatataggcttaacgtttacaaaataatacgaatttaagcttaacgtttacaaaatacatacaatttaagctaaacatcataattaaattaaccatattatattcttttccatattaactttatatgttatctttttatttagttttatattcttatttattataatacaattaattagtattcttgcccaaataagatcttatatttgtttttcattaaccattccatgactactgaatttcattgctcatgtaatatgtgcaaactaaaagtaattgaatatccacaatatttcgaagactgacatatatcaatattattttaactagtgtttgaaaatattgtggatattcaattacttttaggttgcatatattacatgagccatggaaTTTAAGAGTCGTGGAATggttaatgaaaaataaatataaggttttttttggtagagaacaaatataaggttgtttttttttttggtaggataggaaaggaaaaacaaaacagCATAAAAACAAAGACTTAGTctgggatcagtctaggaaacCCGACCCCAACCATATCATCCAtcagaagagaagaaaggaagtTAGGAGGAAAAGAGAAGGTAGAAACTCCCAGACTCCTGATGTGGCCTTCTTCTGCAAGACGGTCCACCACCCTGTTTTGCTCTACAGAAATTGATGGACTCGAAAGAAGAACAAAACCTTCTTATCCCTTTGATTAAGTTCTTGCTACTTAGACAAGTAGAATTCAAATCAGAGATCATTCTGATAGGTTCTATATTGTCAGATTCAACGATCAGCTTTTTTAAACCCAGATTAATAGCTAATCTGAGACCAGAATAAATCCCCCAGAGCTCCACCGAAAAGGAAGACCCTTTACCTAAATTTTGAGTAAACCCATACATCCAGCCGCCTCCTGCATTTCTTAACACCCCACCAGTAGAAATCTTACCATCTCTTAGGCATGAGCCGTAAGTATTCAATTTCACCAAATCTTCACTAGACCTACTCCAGCCAAAGAGATGAACCTCCCTCCTCTGAATAGACCCAGCTACAGTGTCCTCTTTGAAGCTCTCCACAATAGTCCAAATCTTTCTGGAGAAAAAATTAAATCGATTGGGAGTGACAACAGATCCTCCTCTAAAAATCTCTTCATTTCTCCACTTCCATATCTGGTGACAAACTACTGCAAAAATGGTTCCCACTaataccatccacaaaccagtcGAGATCCGAATGGGATAAGAAAGCAGGCAACAAGGGATAACTTTTCTCCACACCTCTTTGCTCTTAGCACagtctctaagagcatggcaaatgGTTTCTTCAAACCCAATGCAACTACTACAATCTCCTGAATCCACCAAATGCCTCATTCTCCTATCCGTATTAGTAAGCAGCCTATTCTTCACCCCAGCCACAagaagctcctaatacggtaaggaacTTTCAGGTCCCAAATAATTTTCCACAGCTCTGGGTTTGGAGTCTCCAAGCTTTGATTAAAGGCTTCAAATGCGGATTTGTAGGAGTAAGCCCCATTGTTAGTCAAAGACCAACTGTGCCCATCTTTATCCCCCTCCTCACTACTCACTTTGATCCCTCTAATTTTCAGGAGTGATTCCAGATTGAGAAAAGACTCAAACCTCCGCAATCCTCCAATTACGAATATTTATAGGTGGAATGGAATCACAAACCTCTAATAAAGGTTTCTCACCAACCCAAATATCATTCCAAAAGCTAATGGACTTTCCATTGCCCACATCCCATCCGATCCCAGAGCAGTTACtaactctctccttaggaccCCCAAAGATCCTATCTTTTCTATACTTTCCACATAACAGCTGAACCCAAAGAGCTGAAGGAAGCTGCCAACACCTCCACAAAAGTTTCGTCAATAACACCTTATTGTTCTCTCTAGCTTTCCTAATCCCCAGAGCCCCTTTAACTTTAGGTTGACAGACTTCATCCCAAGGAACTAGGTGAATTTTTTTCCCTCCTCAGACTCCCCCCAcggttaattttatcaaggtcatTCAGCACAGGTTCATGATATAATAtgaaaaagaatataatatggttaatttaatagaactaaataaaaaaataacgtataaagttaataggaaaagaatataatatggttaatttaattgtgacgtttagcttaaatttgatatattttgtaaacgttaagcttaaatttgtattattttgtaaatgttaagcctatattggtgctattttgtacgtgaagcctaaattgatgctatattgtaaacgttaagcctaaattgatattatgttgtaaacgttaagcctatattggtgctattttgaacgttgagcctgaattcgtacttccccaaaaaccttaagcctattttggtaccttttcCCATAAATTTATACATAATACTCCAGTAAGTAGGGAGTGGAAATGATTAACTTACAGTCCATCTCCAGGGATCAAAGTCGAAAGGGTTTTGATGAAGGGATGTATCAAAATGTGCAGCTGCCAAAATCGGCAGAACTTTCCATCATGAAGGAATCACATACTCTGCAATGCAATGCACTTATTAGGCCCATACCATATCACCCCCGATAACCATATCATCTGACATCTATATAATTACCTTTGTATTTGACATCTTGAGTAGCTTTACAATGGACAAACTTCACGATATTCCCACATCTCATTGCTTCATTTATAACCTATATTTAACTTTCAAGGATTTGTAATAAGTTTAATATATgatatgaaatgaaatgaaatcaaAGTAATATAATTACTTACATTTTGGGTGAACTCCATCTTTTGATAATCCTGGAAGTCCAAATATTTGTGTTGTTGGgctttgctttttcttatgGATTGATGTTCTTTCTTGAATGATTGAAAAGCAAGAGGTGAATGTCCAAGAAAGTAGACAATCAAAGAAATGAGAGTGGATGATGTCTCATAACCAGTAAGCAATATGTCTAACACAATGCTTACTTTCTCTTCATCACTTACTCCTCCTTTTGATAATATCACTTCTAAGAAATCTCCTTTTCtccttttctcttcttctcttcCTTTTATTATCTCTCCAACTATGATTGAAAGTCTTGCTCTTGCATGTTGTTTGTTTTGTATTATTTAATACCTTTTATCCCTACATATTATAATCAAACTACATATATGCATACCTTGACTGCTTTTGAATAGTGAGATCGAGGGAATTCTACTGGCAAAGACACAAATCATTTCATGTATGTTAGAAAATCTTGTAATATCTTCAACGCTAATGGCTCTTCAGGCTCAATGCTCAAAAGCGTTTTCAGCATCAGATCAAGTGCGAACTGTTTTAAATTATTCAacttataataattaaattcaaattatattttaatagaatgacaatatatatatatatatatatatatatatatatatatatatatatgtacataccTTTTTAACTTGTTTATGAAATGCAATTTCCTTGTAATTTTTCCATGAGTCCATCATTGAAAGAGCAATGTTTTAGAGAGAGTGAAGGAAGCTTGGATTGGATTTAGACATTGCACTGAAGCTGACAACTATACGGCTTAGCTTCCTCTGAAGCTCACCGGAGGTTATGAGTAAGGATGAGGTTCCAAGAATGCCTTCCATGGCTTTTGGGTAACTGGCTGGGAATACCTTTTCTTCATTTTGAAGGATAAACAGGTTCAACTCATAATCACAAGAAACAATAGTAGCTGAACCAAATAGATGGCACTTGAATACTTTATCATACCTAGAGCACTGATCTTCCAAGAAGTTGGCCATGGAGGTTGATCTATGAGCCTTCAGAAACGAAAGAGTTTGACCAATAATAGGCCAACCCATATTTCCATTCGGTAGATTAatattgttttttgtttttgaagAATTACTTGCAAAAATAATAACAGTTGAGATAATGGGCAGCAAACCAATAACCATAACCAATATTGTATCCATGGTATGCTTTTGCTCTAAACAAATTGGTATCCCTCTCTTCTGTTCTTGCTTTTTATAATACTCCACCAATTAGGAGAGTTGTTATCTATTATATTCCTTGCCTTTTCTGCAtagatttaaaaataataataataaaaaatgaattataactcctcttttccttttccaactttaactaaacattttcaaaagaaaagaatgaataaatatttttgttttcactatctttttatttattttttcaaagttTAGACTCACATAAACGAGGGACGCTCATTTAGCGATTCATGTCTATTGAAAAGGTTTTCTTTTATCATAACTTTGAAGAAATATTCTTTGGCCTAATGCTTCCCCAGcctccttaacttgtccaaattagtcattttaccccatcaactcatcgaatgtcctatttaccctcttaactctataaaagtggtatttctcacccctcaacttgtccatttatccccccaactcatagaatgttctatttaccccccttaactccataaaattggtatttttcaccccttacaatccgttatcgaagcctaaattgataactttttttaaacgttaaacctatatttatgctattttgtaagtggaacctaaattgatacttcccgaaaattcataggcctattttggtacattatccctacatataatgtatttaacttgtttatattaattttcttgttatttgtattttttattcgttctttctctttcaactttttttactactataaagggataagaaataccattttttatagaattaagagggtaaataggatcataagtggtgagaaataacacttttatggagttaagggggtaaataggatattcgatgagttaagaaggggtaaaatgacaaatttggacaagttaagaagggggtgagaaataccatttttatagagttaaaggggtaaataggacattcgatgagttggaggggtaaaatgaccaatttggacaagttaagggggctggagaagcattaagccaaTATTCTTTACTATAGTCATGGATTTCAATACAAGTGTCTCTTTTCTATTTGAGTGTCCATTCTTTTTGCATCATGTATCATAATATGATAAAGAGGGGTATTTCCAGCCCATATCATTGGAAAAACTAAAGGGGATGGAGTTTCGTTTAACCATCATAATTTGGTTCAAAATAATTTTCGAACCCCTATAAGAGAATGAAGGAGAAGAAAAGAGTATTAGTCCCTTGTGAGGTTAGATTAGTTCTAAaggggtgaatggaactattggttaattttaaccttttatAAATTTCTCATTTAACGTTCAATGGCTCTAGCACAGAGGCAAGCTTCAGAGTCAGAGACAAGTTCAGTTTACTGAGTTAATAAGCCTATTGAGCTTGATTCCTCTTCTGATGAATGCGCTCAGAGGAGAACTCGTTTAGTAGAGCTTTTGACTCATTTCAACATTAATAGATTAATTGGCGCACAGTCCTCAGAGCTTATGTgtgagataaataagttagagCAAGCAATATAATCAGAGGTAATAAAGGCGGAGttaagaaatatgttactcGACAACTTTCTTCTGGTTCGGCCTctcgcctacatccagtcctcgAAATATCTTCTTTTGAGTTTTAATCCAGTAAAGCACTTTTTAACGTGTATAACACAAACTTTTATACAATAGATAGAGCATCTGTAAAGTACATTTCTTTACACTCACATTGGGCTATATATCTCTCCAGTTATCCGCTTATAACCGAAATAAATAACAGAGCTTCTGATTTATAATAGAAAATTGGTTCTGATATAACAGTTGAAGTACTCTCTCTTTATTAGATTTACACCAATATGAAAATGGATGTGTATTTCAATATTGCGCTAGTTTTTCACTTGAAAATTTTATCTCTTTTTTCGCGTGAAGATTCTCTTATGTGAAAATGAACTCTTGGCTTGGTATTTACAGTGGAGCACTTTGGAGAAGACCATTTGAAATTCAAACTAAATGTTGGAAGGAAAATTCTCTTTTGTCTTCTATCTTTTGATGTGCTTCTAACCACTATGCCATTTTATCCATAAGAGGAAAGTTGTCATTGTCAAAGTTAGTCTTCCATCAATCAGTGAGCAGCGTGTCAATgattgtcttctgacttttggTGTTGCACACTTCTAGTCCGAGTTTTTCCTTAAATGGGTGATGGATGGAGACATTTATATGATAGGGTCTTCTGTCTTCTGTCATTTTGCTTCTTTTGAAATGCTTGAGTTGACTTGTCTATCAATGGGCTTTTGGTTCCGGATCTATCTTCTGGGGTCTGGGCCAGACTTAAGCTTTAGGTCTTTAATGCTCTCAAGGCCTTTTAAGTTATCTTTGAATTTACGCTTTAATTTAAATCAACacttaacaaacacattagcatAAAACAACTTAATTCAATTctgaatattaaatattttgggGATCTAATTTCCTTAGTagttatttttgtcataataaaaAACTCAcgaaaattgtgtttcaacaatctccccCTTTTTGAAGGTGACAAAAATTTCAGAGAAGGAATAGATTTCACTTACTCCCCCAGAATTGATGAACTTACTCTTGCTTCTAGatactcccccataagggttgcgCTACTGAATTTTGCTAACTTAAAAACACTCAAAAGGGTTAAAACGTTCAATAGCAAAAATTAGTTCAGAGTTTAAAAAAGTGAATTACTATCAAAGGCAAACATACATCAGATATGAAAGTTATTATCAGAGTTTGATGTAAGTTAGTGTTTAAATGTTTTTTAAAAGtccttagttaatttattagaGCATGTCAACGTTAATGTAAGACATTTCAGAAAGAATAAAACATTGGACACGAGTAAGTAATAATAGTTCAGAATTGGAAGCATGTAATTTGAACAAAACATTATATTAAGTAAGGAAGGTGTACAATAGAagcaaacaaaaaatataaagcTAAACAACCTATCAGCCTTCCTATTACACAGACATAGGACCTACTTTTTAATGTTAAGTCTAAGAGGATTTGGGTTCCTAGGTTTGGTTAGAAGGGAGGCTTCTTGGTGTGTGTTCTTCTCTTATTCTTTCTCCCCTTTTTTGTCAACTGAGGAAGAAGGTTTGTTGGTGTATCCAGAAACAGCTCTGGCATTTAGCTATTCATTATAGTTCCTTAGACGCTCAATGCTTTTATTTAAGCCATCATAGATTTCCCTACTCATATTTATGCCTTCAAAAGAGAAATATCCATTGTGACTCATTTCGCTTAGAATTAGCTGAAATGATTTGGCATTTCAGACGGAAGTATCGGCAAGAGCGTGAGTGTATTTCTAATGGATGTTCAAAAGAGCATggtctactgggataagttgtaaaAACAATTGGATTTAGTACAaatgggagtatgttggggtttagtgtcctatagtcaattgttctaggatataaaccagctgtaaatgaattgttctttatgtcatttgttttaataagatatggttttcaaaCTGTATAAAgacaattacttttaagaactaaataagtctaataaaaggaaatccccaagtttatttaaagtggttataaagtgttcatacaagcatgaagtgagacaaaacattataataaactaataaacttaaaaccaccccaagtcaagtaatatgttttgaatagggattgacataatactgtagagacttgcatgtaacaattttttctgtcaagacagagctgatctcacaagtttcggatatgcagatatctggccagttacatggatctagtgaaagagttcattaggatcGGGGACCCggcttgagataacaggatggatggatttatccttgtcacctattcatcacattggtattaataggtataagtaatcctcagactcaaaggaatgtcaattagtgattctggattatgaaatgtgatgctttgactttgttcaaacacgatccataacagagatgattCTGGGGTGTGTGTGGGCAGGCATTGGGTATCAGGAAGTAATAGCaagatagttaacattggattgagcatttgtcactcctgataaatgggagatacgtccaaggatcgcttgtggaagacttgactctaaatccttgcaaggtgatagcttaagacttgaaatagagatttcatttaacctatctatttggagttaactcggcatgtacaagtaaaacgaacgtcttgctatatgtgacttgacattatccatagtcataagattcagttcaaggatgtagttgataaaagatccaattatactgtaactaatatggaaaggtcaacgacggaatcaactaTCTTCTTATaactctaggggaatgtttacAGTTTTGCCTATCACAGTCCTcacactcattccgttatacaaagattaaatgtaattttgggaaattaatttaatggttgtatacggctagtagtaataagaacctaatgggtcacacataagacttggaaccaaaaagaggaatggatattaattaattgatggaagcccaactaagtccactaaggcccaaatATAGGGGGGGAATACATATGTATTAGACACATGTgggattaatttaattttgacaaTTTGAATTAGATTGTAattgtggattaaattaattataggataatttaattagaaggTTTATTGTGATTATATTACTTCTAAATATTATCAtattaaataagttaatattatcttataattaatatttggatataattatagataataataaataagagttTCATTCCGCATACAACTCTTAATtaaaacctaattctatctaactagggtttagatacaagaggttataAATACTCCTTCCCCTTGCATATTTAAACCAAGCCAACTTAATCCCGAGGAGAGAGAAATTCGACCCCTACCGTAGAGGATCGATTTTCCACCGCTTGCTTCTATTCAATTAACtttatctctttctctttatccttgatcgtGTGTTGagttattagaggcaatctattttggttgctatt
The sequence above is drawn from the Euphorbia lathyris chromosome 6, ddEupLath1.1, whole genome shotgun sequence genome and encodes:
- the LOC136233675 gene encoding cytochrome P450 724B1-like; translation: MDTILVMVIGLLPIVSAVIVFASNSSKTKNNINLPNGNMGWPIIGQTLSFLKAHRSTSMANFLEDQCSRYGKVFKCHLFGSATIVSCDYELNLFILQNKEKLFPASYPKAMEGILGTSSLLMTFGELYRKLRDIVVSFSAMSKSNPSFLHSLQNIALSMMDSWKDYKEIAFRKQVKKFALDLMLKTLLSIEPEEPLALKILQDFLTYMKGFVSLPVEFFKNKQQARARLSSTVGEIIKGREEEKRRKGDFLEVILSKGGVSDEEKVSTVLDILLAGYETSSTLISLIVYFLGHSPLAFQSFKKEHQSIRKSKAQQDKYLDFKDYQKMEFTQNVINEAMRCGNIVKFVHRKATQDVKCKGVIPSGWKALPILAAAHFDTSLPQNPFDFDPWRWTNSKKVIIPFGGGPRLCPGAELAKVETAFFLHHIVLNYRCKVKPDDFPMAYPYVEFQQGLCWKLKWNIFSISPLPF